In the Takifugu flavidus isolate HTHZ2018 chromosome 11, ASM371156v2, whole genome shotgun sequence genome, one interval contains:
- the b3galnt2 gene encoding UDP-GalNAc:beta-1,3-N-acetylgalactosaminyltransferase 2 isoform X3, translating to MRRWCDPGGGALRSCRHTQRAVGAWRAAREEPPRRCSRTLLRPVPLRPCGGSRASCCPVPSPCCCTCGRRNNPPPPRRTAAHSRVLWSHQPGSAASERRNFSSDEAPLYDLLVGVLSARHHHELRRAIRETWLGHLRTHPRFHHRVGVKFIVGERGCSVPEEDREDPYSCTLLNLTEPVAGQDEEVQLVKVSGPSVLTPSDVGAIALDFKVLHPVVITRLGVFPSGPWPELQSNVTVKLLQLDQEEPVVTARFSAPAPGTLVDGVWYKPVEQFILPKVTEGALPHRSALGFPGLAGGVTFTIYVELLPCFLVPPPRVSDGDSLLALLQGRASRMQRQDAALRQEDAALQRESLTNGDMVFVDVVDTYRNVPSKLLQFYRWSVANAHFKLLLKTDDDCYIDVDSVLMKIDHKHLQRSNLWWGNFRQSWAVDRVGKWQELEYASPAYPAFACGSGYVVSRDLVQWLSSNAGKLKAYQGEDVSMGIWMAAVGPHKYQDPGWLCEKECYVDMLSSPQHSAEELHALWGRKEACGDPCGCPWGH from the exons ATGAGGCGGTGGTGCGACCCCGGCGGAGGAGCGTTGCGGAGCTGCAGACACACGCAGCGGGCTGTTGGTGCGTGGAGGGCGGCTCGGGAAGAACCGCCGCGCCGCTGCAGCCGAACTCTCCTCCGGCCGGTTCCGCTCCGTCCATGCGGAGGCTCGCGGGCTTCCTGCTGCCCTGTGCCGTCGCCCTGCTGCTGCACTTGTGGTCGGCGCAACAACCCTCCTCCACCCCGCCGGACAGCAGCGCACTCCCGGGTACTTTGGAGCCACCAGCCCGGCTCCGCCGCCTCTGAACGGCGGAACTTTTCTTCTG ATGAGGCGCCTCTTTACGACCTTCTGGTGGGGGTTCTGTCAGCGAGGCACCACCACGAGCTGCGGCGAGCGATAAGGGAGACCTGGCTGGGCCACCTCCGGACTCACCCCCGCTTCCATCAcag AGTGGGGGTGAAGTTTATCGTGGGTGAAAGAGGATGTTCCGTTccagaagaggacagagaggacccGTATTCCTGCACCCTGCTGAACCTCACTGAGCCCG TGGCAGGTCAGGATGAAGAGGTCCAGCTTGTGAAGGTGTCCGGGCCCTCGGTGCTGACCCCCTCTGACGTGGGGGCCATTGCGCTGGACTTTAAGGTGCTCCACCCGGTGGTCATCACCAGGCTGGGGGTGTTCCCCAGCGGGCCGTGGCCGGAGCTGCAGAGCAACGTGACGgtgaagctcctccagctggaccagGAG gAGCCCGTGGTCACGGCTCGGTTCAGCGCCCCCGCTCCAGGGACCCTGGTGGACGGGGTCTGGTACAAACCAGTGGAGCAGTTCATTCTGCCCAAG GTCACCGAGGGGGCGCTGCCTCATCGCAGCGCTCTGGGATTCCCTGGTTTGGCCGGAGGCGTCACCTTCACCATCTATG TTGAGCTGCTTCCGTGCTTCCTTGTGCCCCCCCCACGTGTGTCAGATGGGGACAGCCTGCTGGCGCTCCTGCAGGGCCGGGCCTCCAGGATGCAGCGGCAGGACGCGGCGCTGAGGCAGGAGGACGCCGCCCTGCAGCGGGAGAGCCTCACCAACGGGGACATGGTGTTCGTGGACGTGGTGGACACCTACAGGAACGTGCCCTCCAAGCTGCTCCAGTTCTATAGGTG GTCTGTGGCAAACGCCCACttcaagctgctgctgaagacggACGACGACTGCTACATCGACGTGGACTCGGTCCTGATGAAGATCGATCACAAACATCTCCAGCGCAGCAACCTGTGGTGGGGGAA TTTCAGGCAGAGCTGGGCCGTGGACCGCGTTGGGAAGTGGCAGGAGCTGGAGTACGCTAGCCCCGCCTACCCGGCGTTTGCCTGCGGTTCCGGCTACGTGGTCTCCCGGGACCTGGTGCAGTGGCTCTCCAGCAATGCAGGCAAGCTGAAGGCCTACCAG GGGGAAGACGTGAGCATGGGGATCTGGATGGCTGCCGTTGGACCGCACAAGTACCAG GACCCCGGCTGGCTCTGTGAGAAGGAGTGCTACGTGGACATGCTGTCGTCCCCCCAGCACAGCGCTGAGGAGCTGCACGCCCTCTGGGGGCGGAAGGAGGCCTGTGGAGATCCCTGCGGGTGTCCCTGGGGCCACTGA
- the b3galnt2 gene encoding UDP-GalNAc:beta-1,3-N-acetylgalactosaminyltransferase 2 isoform X5, giving the protein MRRLAGFLLPCAVALLLHLWSAQQPSSTPPDSSALPDEAPLYDLLVGVLSARHHHELRRAIRETWLGHLRTHPRFHHRVGVKFIVGERGCSVPEEDREDPYSCTLLNLTEPVAGQDEEVQLVKVSGPSVLTPSDVGAIALDFKVLHPVVITRLGVFPSGPWPELQSNVTVKLLQLDQEEPVVTARFSAPAPGTLVDGVWYKPVEQFILPKGFEGTLLWETLDSGGLSTVAPSSVLLSDGGGVLKISSVTEGALPHRSALGFPGLAGGVTFTIYVELLPCFLVPPPRVSDGDSLLALLQGRASRMQRQDAALRQEDAALQRESLTNGDMVFVDVVDTYRNVPSKLLQFYRWSVANAHFKLLLKTDDDCYIDVDSVLMKIDHKHLQRSNLWWGNFRQSWAVDRVGKWQELEYASPAYPAFACGSGYVVSRDLVQWLSSNAGKLKAYQGEDVSMGIWMAAVGPHKYQDPGWLCEKECYVDMLSSPQHSAEELHALWGRKEACGDPCGCPWGH; this is encoded by the exons ATGCGGAGGCTCGCGGGCTTCCTGCTGCCCTGTGCCGTCGCCCTGCTGCTGCACTTGTGGTCGGCGCAACAACCCTCCTCCACCCCGCCGGACAGCAGCGCACTCCCGG ATGAGGCGCCTCTTTACGACCTTCTGGTGGGGGTTCTGTCAGCGAGGCACCACCACGAGCTGCGGCGAGCGATAAGGGAGACCTGGCTGGGCCACCTCCGGACTCACCCCCGCTTCCATCAcag AGTGGGGGTGAAGTTTATCGTGGGTGAAAGAGGATGTTCCGTTccagaagaggacagagaggacccGTATTCCTGCACCCTGCTGAACCTCACTGAGCCCG TGGCAGGTCAGGATGAAGAGGTCCAGCTTGTGAAGGTGTCCGGGCCCTCGGTGCTGACCCCCTCTGACGTGGGGGCCATTGCGCTGGACTTTAAGGTGCTCCACCCGGTGGTCATCACCAGGCTGGGGGTGTTCCCCAGCGGGCCGTGGCCGGAGCTGCAGAGCAACGTGACGgtgaagctcctccagctggaccagGAG gAGCCCGTGGTCACGGCTCGGTTCAGCGCCCCCGCTCCAGGGACCCTGGTGGACGGGGTCTGGTACAAACCAGTGGAGCAGTTCATTCTGCCCAAG GGTTTTGAGGGCACCTTGTTGTGGGAAACCCTGGACTCTGGTGGCCTGAGCACCGTGGCGCCGTCGTCTGTGCTGCTCAGTGACGGAGGAGGAGTCCTCAAGATCTCCTCC GTCACCGAGGGGGCGCTGCCTCATCGCAGCGCTCTGGGATTCCCTGGTTTGGCCGGAGGCGTCACCTTCACCATCTATG TTGAGCTGCTTCCGTGCTTCCTTGTGCCCCCCCCACGTGTGTCAGATGGGGACAGCCTGCTGGCGCTCCTGCAGGGCCGGGCCTCCAGGATGCAGCGGCAGGACGCGGCGCTGAGGCAGGAGGACGCCGCCCTGCAGCGGGAGAGCCTCACCAACGGGGACATGGTGTTCGTGGACGTGGTGGACACCTACAGGAACGTGCCCTCCAAGCTGCTCCAGTTCTATAGGTG GTCTGTGGCAAACGCCCACttcaagctgctgctgaagacggACGACGACTGCTACATCGACGTGGACTCGGTCCTGATGAAGATCGATCACAAACATCTCCAGCGCAGCAACCTGTGGTGGGGGAA TTTCAGGCAGAGCTGGGCCGTGGACCGCGTTGGGAAGTGGCAGGAGCTGGAGTACGCTAGCCCCGCCTACCCGGCGTTTGCCTGCGGTTCCGGCTACGTGGTCTCCCGGGACCTGGTGCAGTGGCTCTCCAGCAATGCAGGCAAGCTGAAGGCCTACCAG GGGGAAGACGTGAGCATGGGGATCTGGATGGCTGCCGTTGGACCGCACAAGTACCAG GACCCCGGCTGGCTCTGTGAGAAGGAGTGCTACGTGGACATGCTGTCGTCCCCCCAGCACAGCGCTGAGGAGCTGCACGCCCTCTGGGGGCGGAAGGAGGCCTGTGGAGATCCCTGCGGGTGTCCCTGGGGCCACTGA
- the b3galnt2 gene encoding UDP-GalNAc:beta-1,3-N-acetylgalactosaminyltransferase 2 isoform X2, with the protein MRRWCDPGGGALRSCRHTQRAVGAWRAAREEPPRRCSRTLLRPVPLRPCGGSRASCCPVPSPCCCTCGRRNNPPPPRRTAAHSRVLWSHQPGSAASERRNFSSDEAPLYDLLVGVLSARHHHELRRAIRETWLGHLRTHPRFHHRVGVKFIVGERGCSVPEEDREDPYSCTLLNLTEPVAGQDEEVQLVKVSGPSVLTPSDVGAIALDFKVLHPVVITRLGVFPSGPWPELQSNVTVKLLQLDQEEPVVTARFSAPAPGTLVDGVWYKPVEQFILPKGFEGTLLWETLDSGGLSTVAPSSVLLSDGGGVLKISSVTEGALPHRSALGFPGLAGGVTFTIYDGDSLLALLQGRASRMQRQDAALRQEDAALQRESLTNGDMVFVDVVDTYRNVPSKLLQFYRWSVANAHFKLLLKTDDDCYIDVDSVLMKIDHKHLQRSNLWWGNFRQSWAVDRVGKWQELEYASPAYPAFACGSGYVVSRDLVQWLSSNAGKLKAYQGEDVSMGIWMAAVGPHKYQDPGWLCEKECYVDMLSSPQHSAEELHALWGRKEACGDPCGCPWGH; encoded by the exons ATGAGGCGGTGGTGCGACCCCGGCGGAGGAGCGTTGCGGAGCTGCAGACACACGCAGCGGGCTGTTGGTGCGTGGAGGGCGGCTCGGGAAGAACCGCCGCGCCGCTGCAGCCGAACTCTCCTCCGGCCGGTTCCGCTCCGTCCATGCGGAGGCTCGCGGGCTTCCTGCTGCCCTGTGCCGTCGCCCTGCTGCTGCACTTGTGGTCGGCGCAACAACCCTCCTCCACCCCGCCGGACAGCAGCGCACTCCCGGGTACTTTGGAGCCACCAGCCCGGCTCCGCCGCCTCTGAACGGCGGAACTTTTCTTCTG ATGAGGCGCCTCTTTACGACCTTCTGGTGGGGGTTCTGTCAGCGAGGCACCACCACGAGCTGCGGCGAGCGATAAGGGAGACCTGGCTGGGCCACCTCCGGACTCACCCCCGCTTCCATCAcag AGTGGGGGTGAAGTTTATCGTGGGTGAAAGAGGATGTTCCGTTccagaagaggacagagaggacccGTATTCCTGCACCCTGCTGAACCTCACTGAGCCCG TGGCAGGTCAGGATGAAGAGGTCCAGCTTGTGAAGGTGTCCGGGCCCTCGGTGCTGACCCCCTCTGACGTGGGGGCCATTGCGCTGGACTTTAAGGTGCTCCACCCGGTGGTCATCACCAGGCTGGGGGTGTTCCCCAGCGGGCCGTGGCCGGAGCTGCAGAGCAACGTGACGgtgaagctcctccagctggaccagGAG gAGCCCGTGGTCACGGCTCGGTTCAGCGCCCCCGCTCCAGGGACCCTGGTGGACGGGGTCTGGTACAAACCAGTGGAGCAGTTCATTCTGCCCAAG GGTTTTGAGGGCACCTTGTTGTGGGAAACCCTGGACTCTGGTGGCCTGAGCACCGTGGCGCCGTCGTCTGTGCTGCTCAGTGACGGAGGAGGAGTCCTCAAGATCTCCTCC GTCACCGAGGGGGCGCTGCCTCATCGCAGCGCTCTGGGATTCCCTGGTTTGGCCGGAGGCGTCACCTTCACCATCTATG ATGGGGACAGCCTGCTGGCGCTCCTGCAGGGCCGGGCCTCCAGGATGCAGCGGCAGGACGCGGCGCTGAGGCAGGAGGACGCCGCCCTGCAGCGGGAGAGCCTCACCAACGGGGACATGGTGTTCGTGGACGTGGTGGACACCTACAGGAACGTGCCCTCCAAGCTGCTCCAGTTCTATAGGTG GTCTGTGGCAAACGCCCACttcaagctgctgctgaagacggACGACGACTGCTACATCGACGTGGACTCGGTCCTGATGAAGATCGATCACAAACATCTCCAGCGCAGCAACCTGTGGTGGGGGAA TTTCAGGCAGAGCTGGGCCGTGGACCGCGTTGGGAAGTGGCAGGAGCTGGAGTACGCTAGCCCCGCCTACCCGGCGTTTGCCTGCGGTTCCGGCTACGTGGTCTCCCGGGACCTGGTGCAGTGGCTCTCCAGCAATGCAGGCAAGCTGAAGGCCTACCAG GGGGAAGACGTGAGCATGGGGATCTGGATGGCTGCCGTTGGACCGCACAAGTACCAG GACCCCGGCTGGCTCTGTGAGAAGGAGTGCTACGTGGACATGCTGTCGTCCCCCCAGCACAGCGCTGAGGAGCTGCACGCCCTCTGGGGGCGGAAGGAGGCCTGTGGAGATCCCTGCGGGTGTCCCTGGGGCCACTGA
- the b3galnt2 gene encoding UDP-GalNAc:beta-1,3-N-acetylgalactosaminyltransferase 2 isoform X1 has protein sequence MRRWCDPGGGALRSCRHTQRAVGAWRAAREEPPRRCSRTLLRPVPLRPCGGSRASCCPVPSPCCCTCGRRNNPPPPRRTAAHSRVLWSHQPGSAASERRNFSSDEAPLYDLLVGVLSARHHHELRRAIRETWLGHLRTHPRFHHRVGVKFIVGERGCSVPEEDREDPYSCTLLNLTEPVAGQDEEVQLVKVSGPSVLTPSDVGAIALDFKVLHPVVITRLGVFPSGPWPELQSNVTVKLLQLDQEEPVVTARFSAPAPGTLVDGVWYKPVEQFILPKGFEGTLLWETLDSGGLSTVAPSSVLLSDGGGVLKISSVTEGALPHRSALGFPGLAGGVTFTIYVELLPCFLVPPPRVSDGDSLLALLQGRASRMQRQDAALRQEDAALQRESLTNGDMVFVDVVDTYRNVPSKLLQFYRWSVANAHFKLLLKTDDDCYIDVDSVLMKIDHKHLQRSNLWWGNFRQSWAVDRVGKWQELEYASPAYPAFACGSGYVVSRDLVQWLSSNAGKLKAYQGEDVSMGIWMAAVGPHKYQDPGWLCEKECYVDMLSSPQHSAEELHALWGRKEACGDPCGCPWGH, from the exons ATGAGGCGGTGGTGCGACCCCGGCGGAGGAGCGTTGCGGAGCTGCAGACACACGCAGCGGGCTGTTGGTGCGTGGAGGGCGGCTCGGGAAGAACCGCCGCGCCGCTGCAGCCGAACTCTCCTCCGGCCGGTTCCGCTCCGTCCATGCGGAGGCTCGCGGGCTTCCTGCTGCCCTGTGCCGTCGCCCTGCTGCTGCACTTGTGGTCGGCGCAACAACCCTCCTCCACCCCGCCGGACAGCAGCGCACTCCCGGGTACTTTGGAGCCACCAGCCCGGCTCCGCCGCCTCTGAACGGCGGAACTTTTCTTCTG ATGAGGCGCCTCTTTACGACCTTCTGGTGGGGGTTCTGTCAGCGAGGCACCACCACGAGCTGCGGCGAGCGATAAGGGAGACCTGGCTGGGCCACCTCCGGACTCACCCCCGCTTCCATCAcag AGTGGGGGTGAAGTTTATCGTGGGTGAAAGAGGATGTTCCGTTccagaagaggacagagaggacccGTATTCCTGCACCCTGCTGAACCTCACTGAGCCCG TGGCAGGTCAGGATGAAGAGGTCCAGCTTGTGAAGGTGTCCGGGCCCTCGGTGCTGACCCCCTCTGACGTGGGGGCCATTGCGCTGGACTTTAAGGTGCTCCACCCGGTGGTCATCACCAGGCTGGGGGTGTTCCCCAGCGGGCCGTGGCCGGAGCTGCAGAGCAACGTGACGgtgaagctcctccagctggaccagGAG gAGCCCGTGGTCACGGCTCGGTTCAGCGCCCCCGCTCCAGGGACCCTGGTGGACGGGGTCTGGTACAAACCAGTGGAGCAGTTCATTCTGCCCAAG GGTTTTGAGGGCACCTTGTTGTGGGAAACCCTGGACTCTGGTGGCCTGAGCACCGTGGCGCCGTCGTCTGTGCTGCTCAGTGACGGAGGAGGAGTCCTCAAGATCTCCTCC GTCACCGAGGGGGCGCTGCCTCATCGCAGCGCTCTGGGATTCCCTGGTTTGGCCGGAGGCGTCACCTTCACCATCTATG TTGAGCTGCTTCCGTGCTTCCTTGTGCCCCCCCCACGTGTGTCAGATGGGGACAGCCTGCTGGCGCTCCTGCAGGGCCGGGCCTCCAGGATGCAGCGGCAGGACGCGGCGCTGAGGCAGGAGGACGCCGCCCTGCAGCGGGAGAGCCTCACCAACGGGGACATGGTGTTCGTGGACGTGGTGGACACCTACAGGAACGTGCCCTCCAAGCTGCTCCAGTTCTATAGGTG GTCTGTGGCAAACGCCCACttcaagctgctgctgaagacggACGACGACTGCTACATCGACGTGGACTCGGTCCTGATGAAGATCGATCACAAACATCTCCAGCGCAGCAACCTGTGGTGGGGGAA TTTCAGGCAGAGCTGGGCCGTGGACCGCGTTGGGAAGTGGCAGGAGCTGGAGTACGCTAGCCCCGCCTACCCGGCGTTTGCCTGCGGTTCCGGCTACGTGGTCTCCCGGGACCTGGTGCAGTGGCTCTCCAGCAATGCAGGCAAGCTGAAGGCCTACCAG GGGGAAGACGTGAGCATGGGGATCTGGATGGCTGCCGTTGGACCGCACAAGTACCAG GACCCCGGCTGGCTCTGTGAGAAGGAGTGCTACGTGGACATGCTGTCGTCCCCCCAGCACAGCGCTGAGGAGCTGCACGCCCTCTGGGGGCGGAAGGAGGCCTGTGGAGATCCCTGCGGGTGTCCCTGGGGCCACTGA
- the b3galnt2 gene encoding UDP-GalNAc:beta-1,3-N-acetylgalactosaminyltransferase 2 isoform X7 has translation MRRWCDPGGGALRSCRHTQRAVGAWRAAREEPPRRCSRTLLRPVPLRPCGGSRASCCPVPSPCCCTCGRRNNPPPPRRTAAHSRVLWSHQPGSAASERRNFSSDEAPLYDLLVGVLSARHHHELRRAIRETWLGHLRTHPRFHHRVGVKFIVGERGCSVPEEDREDPYSCTLLNLTEPVAGQDEEVQLVKVSGPSVLTPSDVGAIALDFKVLHPVVITRLGVFPSGPWPELQSNVTVKLLQLDQEEPVVTARFSAPAPGTLVDGVWYKPVEQFILPKGFEGTLLWETLDSGGLSTVAPSSVLLSDGGGVLKISSVTEGALPHRSALGFPGLAGGVTFTIYVELLPCFLVPPPRVSDGDSLLALLQGRASRMQRQDAALRQEDAALQRESLTNGDMVFVDVVDTYRNVPSKLLQFYRWSVANAHFKLLLKTDDDCYIDVDSVLMKIDHKHLQRSNLWWGK, from the exons ATGAGGCGGTGGTGCGACCCCGGCGGAGGAGCGTTGCGGAGCTGCAGACACACGCAGCGGGCTGTTGGTGCGTGGAGGGCGGCTCGGGAAGAACCGCCGCGCCGCTGCAGCCGAACTCTCCTCCGGCCGGTTCCGCTCCGTCCATGCGGAGGCTCGCGGGCTTCCTGCTGCCCTGTGCCGTCGCCCTGCTGCTGCACTTGTGGTCGGCGCAACAACCCTCCTCCACCCCGCCGGACAGCAGCGCACTCCCGGGTACTTTGGAGCCACCAGCCCGGCTCCGCCGCCTCTGAACGGCGGAACTTTTCTTCTG ATGAGGCGCCTCTTTACGACCTTCTGGTGGGGGTTCTGTCAGCGAGGCACCACCACGAGCTGCGGCGAGCGATAAGGGAGACCTGGCTGGGCCACCTCCGGACTCACCCCCGCTTCCATCAcag AGTGGGGGTGAAGTTTATCGTGGGTGAAAGAGGATGTTCCGTTccagaagaggacagagaggacccGTATTCCTGCACCCTGCTGAACCTCACTGAGCCCG TGGCAGGTCAGGATGAAGAGGTCCAGCTTGTGAAGGTGTCCGGGCCCTCGGTGCTGACCCCCTCTGACGTGGGGGCCATTGCGCTGGACTTTAAGGTGCTCCACCCGGTGGTCATCACCAGGCTGGGGGTGTTCCCCAGCGGGCCGTGGCCGGAGCTGCAGAGCAACGTGACGgtgaagctcctccagctggaccagGAG gAGCCCGTGGTCACGGCTCGGTTCAGCGCCCCCGCTCCAGGGACCCTGGTGGACGGGGTCTGGTACAAACCAGTGGAGCAGTTCATTCTGCCCAAG GGTTTTGAGGGCACCTTGTTGTGGGAAACCCTGGACTCTGGTGGCCTGAGCACCGTGGCGCCGTCGTCTGTGCTGCTCAGTGACGGAGGAGGAGTCCTCAAGATCTCCTCC GTCACCGAGGGGGCGCTGCCTCATCGCAGCGCTCTGGGATTCCCTGGTTTGGCCGGAGGCGTCACCTTCACCATCTATG TTGAGCTGCTTCCGTGCTTCCTTGTGCCCCCCCCACGTGTGTCAGATGGGGACAGCCTGCTGGCGCTCCTGCAGGGCCGGGCCTCCAGGATGCAGCGGCAGGACGCGGCGCTGAGGCAGGAGGACGCCGCCCTGCAGCGGGAGAGCCTCACCAACGGGGACATGGTGTTCGTGGACGTGGTGGACACCTACAGGAACGTGCCCTCCAAGCTGCTCCAGTTCTATAGGTG GTCTGTGGCAAACGCCCACttcaagctgctgctgaagacggACGACGACTGCTACATCGACGTGGACTCGGTCCTGATGAAGATCGATCACAAACATCTCCAGCGCAGCAACCTGTGGTGGGGGAAGTGA
- the b3galnt2 gene encoding UDP-GalNAc:beta-1,3-N-acetylgalactosaminyltransferase 2 isoform X4 codes for MRRWCDPGGGALRSCRHTQRAVGAWRAAREEPPRRCSRTLLRPVPLRPCGGSRASCCPVPSPCCCTCGRRNNPPPPRRTAAHSRVLWSHQPGSAASERRNFSSDEAPLYDLLVGVLSARHHHELRRAIRETWLGHLRTHPRFHHRVGVKFIVGERGCSVPEEDREDPYSCTLLNLTEPVAGQDEEVQLVKVSGPSVLTPSDVGAIALDFKVLHPVVITRLGVFPSGPWPELQSNVTVKLLQLDQEEPVVTARFSAPAPGTLVDGVWYKPVEQFILPKVTEGALPHRSALGFPGLAGGVTFTIYDGDSLLALLQGRASRMQRQDAALRQEDAALQRESLTNGDMVFVDVVDTYRNVPSKLLQFYRWSVANAHFKLLLKTDDDCYIDVDSVLMKIDHKHLQRSNLWWGNFRQSWAVDRVGKWQELEYASPAYPAFACGSGYVVSRDLVQWLSSNAGKLKAYQGEDVSMGIWMAAVGPHKYQDPGWLCEKECYVDMLSSPQHSAEELHALWGRKEACGDPCGCPWGH; via the exons ATGAGGCGGTGGTGCGACCCCGGCGGAGGAGCGTTGCGGAGCTGCAGACACACGCAGCGGGCTGTTGGTGCGTGGAGGGCGGCTCGGGAAGAACCGCCGCGCCGCTGCAGCCGAACTCTCCTCCGGCCGGTTCCGCTCCGTCCATGCGGAGGCTCGCGGGCTTCCTGCTGCCCTGTGCCGTCGCCCTGCTGCTGCACTTGTGGTCGGCGCAACAACCCTCCTCCACCCCGCCGGACAGCAGCGCACTCCCGGGTACTTTGGAGCCACCAGCCCGGCTCCGCCGCCTCTGAACGGCGGAACTTTTCTTCTG ATGAGGCGCCTCTTTACGACCTTCTGGTGGGGGTTCTGTCAGCGAGGCACCACCACGAGCTGCGGCGAGCGATAAGGGAGACCTGGCTGGGCCACCTCCGGACTCACCCCCGCTTCCATCAcag AGTGGGGGTGAAGTTTATCGTGGGTGAAAGAGGATGTTCCGTTccagaagaggacagagaggacccGTATTCCTGCACCCTGCTGAACCTCACTGAGCCCG TGGCAGGTCAGGATGAAGAGGTCCAGCTTGTGAAGGTGTCCGGGCCCTCGGTGCTGACCCCCTCTGACGTGGGGGCCATTGCGCTGGACTTTAAGGTGCTCCACCCGGTGGTCATCACCAGGCTGGGGGTGTTCCCCAGCGGGCCGTGGCCGGAGCTGCAGAGCAACGTGACGgtgaagctcctccagctggaccagGAG gAGCCCGTGGTCACGGCTCGGTTCAGCGCCCCCGCTCCAGGGACCCTGGTGGACGGGGTCTGGTACAAACCAGTGGAGCAGTTCATTCTGCCCAAG GTCACCGAGGGGGCGCTGCCTCATCGCAGCGCTCTGGGATTCCCTGGTTTGGCCGGAGGCGTCACCTTCACCATCTATG ATGGGGACAGCCTGCTGGCGCTCCTGCAGGGCCGGGCCTCCAGGATGCAGCGGCAGGACGCGGCGCTGAGGCAGGAGGACGCCGCCCTGCAGCGGGAGAGCCTCACCAACGGGGACATGGTGTTCGTGGACGTGGTGGACACCTACAGGAACGTGCCCTCCAAGCTGCTCCAGTTCTATAGGTG GTCTGTGGCAAACGCCCACttcaagctgctgctgaagacggACGACGACTGCTACATCGACGTGGACTCGGTCCTGATGAAGATCGATCACAAACATCTCCAGCGCAGCAACCTGTGGTGGGGGAA TTTCAGGCAGAGCTGGGCCGTGGACCGCGTTGGGAAGTGGCAGGAGCTGGAGTACGCTAGCCCCGCCTACCCGGCGTTTGCCTGCGGTTCCGGCTACGTGGTCTCCCGGGACCTGGTGCAGTGGCTCTCCAGCAATGCAGGCAAGCTGAAGGCCTACCAG GGGGAAGACGTGAGCATGGGGATCTGGATGGCTGCCGTTGGACCGCACAAGTACCAG GACCCCGGCTGGCTCTGTGAGAAGGAGTGCTACGTGGACATGCTGTCGTCCCCCCAGCACAGCGCTGAGGAGCTGCACGCCCTCTGGGGGCGGAAGGAGGCCTGTGGAGATCCCTGCGGGTGTCCCTGGGGCCACTGA